The proteins below are encoded in one region of Candidatus Thiodiazotropha sp. LNASS1:
- a CDS encoding PAS domain-containing protein: MHDMNPDDIVGDYREHTLTFQDGSSRHILVTDIESPYPDGRLIVSRTDPAGIITQVNHSFVEMAVYSEDELLGQPHHILRHPDMPPAAFKDLWDTVQKGEKWHGYVKNLRKDGGFYWVLATVIPNVRNGKITGYTSVRRKPARRKVEECIKTYPTLF; this comes from the coding sequence ATGCATGATATGAACCCTGACGACATTGTCGGCGATTACCGTGAGCATACGCTCACTTTCCAGGATGGCAGCAGTCGCCATATTTTGGTGACGGATATCGAGTCACCATATCCGGATGGACGCCTCATCGTTTCCCGTACCGATCCCGCCGGCATCATCACCCAGGTCAACCACTCCTTTGTGGAGATGGCCGTTTACAGTGAAGATGAGCTGCTGGGCCAGCCTCACCACATACTGCGTCATCCGGATATGCCTCCGGCTGCCTTCAAGGATTTATGGGATACGGTGCAAAAAGGAGAAAAGTGGCATGGTTATGTGAAAAATCTGCGAAAAGATGGCGGCTTCTATTGGGTATTGGCAACGGTTATCCCCAATGTGCGTAACGGCAAGATTACCGGTTACACCTCTGTCCGCCGTAAACCTGCGCGGAGAAAGGTCGAGGAGTGCATCAAGACCTACCCAACCCTATTCTAA
- a CDS encoding roadblock/LC7 domain-containing protein, with product MREDMLASILSELNGTSADIEASAVISTDGLIMASLLPANLDEDRVGAMSAAMLSLGDRTAQELARGELEQVLIKGNQGYVIMTHAGEEAVISVLAKSSTKLGLIFLDVKRAAEGISKLI from the coding sequence ATGCGTGAAGACATGTTGGCATCGATACTGAGTGAACTCAACGGCACCTCTGCAGACATTGAGGCCTCTGCAGTCATCTCTACTGACGGCCTGATCATGGCCTCCCTGCTACCCGCTAATCTGGATGAGGACCGGGTGGGCGCGATGAGTGCAGCCATGCTCTCCCTGGGTGACCGAACTGCCCAAGAACTGGCCCGTGGGGAACTTGAACAGGTATTGATTAAGGGTAATCAAGGCTATGTCATCATGACCCATGCAGGTGAAGAGGCGGTCATATCCGTTCTGGCAAAATCCAGCACAAAACTTGGTTTGATCTTCCTTGATGTAAAACGAGCGGCGGAAGGTATCTCAAAACTCATCTAA